In Anaerolineales bacterium, one DNA window encodes the following:
- a CDS encoding sugar ABC transporter permease: protein MLRDKDRFLNILLVSPSILAVLIFVYVFIGWSVRVSLSKWKGLNADYTWNSINNYLELFADPRFHVDIRNTVIFTGVFVFGSISLGFTLAVMLDQGLKGEGFFRSLFLFPMAISYIVTGVVWRWLMSPATGTRTSGFNLLFSYLGLDSLANAWHTTPTWGIAAIALAAIWQMSGYTMALYLAGLRAIPVELREAAQIDGASELQIYRHIMLPLLSPVTLSALIILGHMSLKVFDLIVAIAGKQLPLDVPAIYMWQITFDGLFYGKGAAIGILLLISVAVLIIPYIRHTLRTEAQQ from the coding sequence ATGCTCAGGGACAAAGATCGGTTTTTGAACATTCTGCTTGTTTCGCCATCCATTCTGGCGGTGCTGATATTCGTGTACGTGTTCATCGGCTGGTCAGTGCGTGTTTCACTCAGTAAATGGAAGGGCTTGAACGCGGACTATACATGGAACAGTATCAACAATTATCTTGAGTTGTTCGCTGATCCGCGTTTCCACGTGGATATCCGGAACACAGTGATCTTTACGGGGGTATTCGTTTTCGGAAGTATTTCTCTCGGTTTTACCCTGGCGGTCATGCTCGATCAGGGCTTGAAGGGCGAGGGGTTTTTCCGAAGTCTGTTCCTTTTCCCAATGGCAATTTCCTATATTGTGACCGGCGTGGTCTGGCGCTGGCTGATGAGTCCGGCCACGGGAACACGCACCAGCGGATTCAATCTTTTGTTTTCGTATCTGGGACTGGATTCTCTCGCCAATGCCTGGCATACCACGCCCACCTGGGGTATTGCCGCCATAGCCCTTGCCGCCATCTGGCAGATGTCCGGATATACAATGGCGCTGTATCTTGCGGGGTTGCGCGCCATCCCAGTGGAATTACGGGAAGCCGCGCAAATTGACGGGGCAAGCGAACTGCAGATCTACCGCCACATCATGCTGCCCCTGCTCTCTCCGGTCACTCTTTCAGCGCTCATTATTTTGGGACACATGTCCCTGAAGGTCTTTGACTTGATCGTGGCGATCGCAGGCAAGCAACTTCCGCTGGACGTGCCTGCGATCTACATGTGGCAGATCACATTCGACGGGCTTTTCTACGGGAAAGGCGCGGCAATCGGCATCCTGCTCCTCATCAGTGTTGCCGTGCTCATCATTCCATACATCCGCCACACGCTCAGGACGGAGGCGCAGCAATGA
- a CDS encoding ABC transporter substrate-binding protein — translation MNKRFFALLSILVIASFALAACGGSAPAAEEPAAPSGGNSVEVFSWWTGGGEAAGLDAMIVVFKAENPDIEFVNAAVAGGAGTNARAVLATRLQSGDPPDSWQGHAGQELIGTYVAGGQIEPLNDLYEAEGWLAVMPETLIPLISDNGNIYSVPVNIHRANVLWYNPAVLEANGVEVPGTVDEWFAAMDTLQAAGVTPLALGEQWTQLHLFETVLLGSLGADAYNGLWDGSTDWGSAEVKAALDDFAKALTYTNSDAASLSWQDAAQLVVNGDAAFNVMGDWAEGYFRELGKEPNVDYGWAATPGSDGVFQFLSDSFVLAVGAPDPEAATAWLKVAGSKAGQEAFNPVKGSICARTDCDRALFGVYLQSAMDDWSSNIVVGSLTHGTVANDSWKSEIDTALGLFLAGGDVDAFQSALVAACKSSGPCQ, via the coding sequence ATGAATAAAAGATTTTTTGCTCTGTTGAGCATCCTCGTGATCGCGTCCTTTGCGCTTGCCGCATGTGGCGGCAGCGCACCCGCCGCAGAAGAACCTGCCGCTCCGAGCGGCGGCAACTCGGTGGAAGTGTTCTCATGGTGGACCGGCGGCGGTGAAGCGGCTGGACTTGACGCAATGATCGTGGTTTTCAAAGCCGAAAACCCCGACATTGAATTCGTCAATGCCGCAGTGGCAGGCGGTGCGGGAACCAACGCGCGCGCGGTACTCGCAACCCGGCTGCAATCCGGCGACCCGCCCGACAGCTGGCAGGGCCATGCCGGCCAGGAATTGATCGGCACCTATGTCGCTGGCGGACAGATCGAACCCCTGAACGACCTCTACGAAGCCGAAGGCTGGCTCGCTGTCATGCCCGAAACCCTCATCCCGCTCATTTCCGACAATGGCAATATCTATTCCGTGCCAGTCAACATCCACCGCGCGAATGTGTTGTGGTACAACCCCGCTGTACTCGAAGCCAATGGTGTTGAAGTTCCAGGCACTGTGGATGAATGGTTCGCCGCGATGGACACCCTGCAAGCCGCGGGCGTGACCCCGCTCGCCCTCGGTGAACAGTGGACTCAACTGCACCTGTTCGAAACCGTCCTGCTCGGCTCGCTGGGCGCGGACGCCTACAACGGTCTGTGGGACGGTTCCACGGACTGGGGCAGCGCAGAAGTGAAAGCCGCCCTGGATGACTTCGCCAAGGCGTTGACCTACACCAACAGCGATGCCGCCTCCCTCTCATGGCAGGATGCCGCGCAGCTCGTCGTCAATGGCGATGCGGCCTTCAACGTGATGGGCGACTGGGCGGAAGGCTACTTCCGTGAGTTGGGCAAGGAACCCAACGTGGACTACGGCTGGGCTGCCACCCCCGGCAGCGATGGCGTCTTCCAGTTCCTCTCGGACTCCTTCGTCCTTGCAGTGGGTGCGCCTGATCCAGAGGCGGCAACTGCCTGGTTGAAAGTGGCAGGCTCAAAGGCCGGCCAGGAAGCGTTCAACCCTGTCAAGGGCTCCATCTGCGCCCGCACAGACTGCGACCGAGCGCTGTTTGGCGTGTACCTCCAGTCTGCAATGGATGACTGGTCAAGCAATATCGTTGTCGGTTCGCTGACACACGGCACGGTCGCCAACGACTCCTGGAAGTCCGAGATCGACACCGCCCTCGGCTTGTTCCTCGCCGGCGGTGATGTGGACGCTTTCCAATCCGCACTCGTGGCGGCTTGCAAAAGCTCAGGTCCCTGCCAGTAA
- a CDS encoding roadblock/LC7 domain-containing protein, producing the protein MAQSRSEQMVERLRNMQAAAPDIEASAVVSVDGLIMASALQQGVEEDRVSAMSAAMLSLGERISGELGRGGLEQVYIKGDKGAIVLTAIGDEAVLTAMSRHDAKLGMIFLEMRRAAEDLVKLVG; encoded by the coding sequence ATGGCACAGTCCCGTTCTGAACAAATGGTGGAACGCCTTCGCAATATGCAAGCCGCCGCACCCGACATTGAAGCCTCAGCCGTTGTTTCAGTGGACGGTTTAATCATGGCCTCCGCCCTGCAGCAGGGTGTTGAGGAGGATCGGGTTTCCGCCATGTCCGCGGCAATGCTTTCGCTTGGCGAACGTATTTCAGGCGAACTCGGACGCGGCGGGCTGGAGCAGGTGTACATCAAGGGTGATAAAGGCGCAATCGTGCTGACCGCCATCGGCGACGAAGCAGTGCTGACCGCCATGTCGCGTCATGATGCAAAGCTCGGGATGATCTTCCTCGAGATGCGCCGCGCCGCTGAAGATTTGGTGAAGCTGGTCGGATGA
- a CDS encoding MFS transporter, with product MKNTFSKTNIILLTAGCFFAFFLFGFTDNLKGPTLPPMIAELGINYGTGGNIFFSQYVGFLIATLLTGILADKFGLKLVILLAGALLATGVGGYSTLKTASLLSVSLFIIGLGLGAFELGPNAVIVSLYRTQKGLYLNLMAVMHGLGATLAPLFAGWLFSMDAIWRTIYRWDLLLIVIFIFFSLFLRFPKAEKMASLDYKDVTRVAFKGDMPLYYLAIMFYVSAEIGIASWLVIYLQEVRGASVAASTQSLALFFGMLMFGRLLGSFFVQRFGYLRSVLIAAFLAAASISIGTFTSLVFFLPLTGFFFSIIFPTITAAVSDTHRENVNTLLGLLFTFAGLGGVFGPWLAAWGSEFFGLQNGFAVNLILASLTFLILLILFRKYKNGQNP from the coding sequence ATGAAAAACACATTCTCGAAAACAAATATCATTCTCCTGACCGCCGGGTGCTTTTTCGCATTCTTTCTCTTCGGTTTTACAGACAATCTCAAAGGACCCACCCTGCCCCCCATGATCGCCGAATTGGGAATCAACTACGGCACCGGCGGGAATATTTTCTTCAGTCAATATGTCGGCTTTCTGATCGCCACCCTGCTGACCGGCATTCTCGCAGATAAATTCGGACTCAAACTGGTCATCCTGCTGGCGGGGGCGCTCCTTGCCACCGGCGTCGGCGGATACAGCACATTGAAGACCGCATCCCTGTTGTCGGTGTCGCTGTTTATCATCGGCCTGGGATTGGGCGCATTCGAACTCGGCCCGAACGCGGTCATCGTCAGTTTATACCGCACACAAAAGGGGCTTTACCTAAATTTGATGGCAGTCATGCATGGATTGGGCGCCACGCTTGCGCCGCTCTTCGCAGGCTGGCTTTTCAGCATGGATGCCATCTGGCGCACCATCTACCGCTGGGACTTGCTGCTCATCGTCATTTTCATTTTCTTCTCGCTCTTCCTGCGTTTTCCAAAAGCGGAGAAAATGGCCTCCCTTGATTACAAGGATGTCACGCGAGTGGCATTCAAGGGAGACATGCCGCTTTATTATCTTGCCATCATGTTCTACGTTTCCGCAGAGATCGGCATCGCCTCCTGGCTGGTCATTTATTTGCAGGAGGTCCGCGGCGCGTCAGTCGCTGCCAGCACCCAATCCCTGGCGCTTTTTTTCGGCATGCTCATGTTCGGGCGGCTCCTCGGCAGCTTCTTCGTTCAGCGTTTCGGATATCTTCGCTCTGTTCTGATCGCCGCTTTTCTCGCAGCAGCCAGCATTTCCATCGGGACCTTCACAAGCCTGGTATTCTTCCTGCCGCTTACGGGCTTTTTCTTTTCCATCATCTTCCCCACCATCACCGCCGCAGTGTCAGATACGCATCGTGAAAACGTGAATACCCTGCTCGGTTTATTGTTCACATTTGCCGGGTTGGGCGGCGTGTTTGGCCCCTGGCTGGCAGCATGGGGCAGCGAATTCTTCGGCTTGCAGAACGGCTTTGCAGTCAATCTCATTCTGGCGTCATTGACATTCCTCATTCTCCTTATCCTATTCAGGAAATATAAAAATGGACAAAATCCTTAA
- a CDS encoding CTP synthase: MTTKYLFFTGGVVSSVGKGVTAAAMGLLLKERGFNVAVQKLDPYINVDPGTMSPYQHGEVYVLDDGAETDLDLGHYERFIDNRLTKVSNFTTGQVYAETIAKERRGDYLGGTIQVIPHITNEIKRRIGLVAKETGAEIVILEVGGTVGDIESQPFLEALRQLRNEVGRENCLFVHVTWLPTIGATGEIKTKPTQHSVAALRSIGISPNIIIARADAKVEKSLCEKIALFCDVEKDSVIPMPTAEVLYEVPLLLEKLGVGELVLGKLGLLAKRKPNMRPWKKLVDEVRKPKPTVQVALVGKYVELQDAYMSVREALKHAGLENSVEVEIGWVHSADLEKDKGWDVIKQADAVLVPGGFGSRGIEGKILAARYARENKVPYLGLCLGMQVMCIDFARHVLDLEDANSSEFDRSTEHPVIDLMLDQRAITDMGGTMRLGLYPCLLQKGTKAANAYTVPRVDERHRHRFEFNNAYRESFKEHGMVFSGVSPDGKLVEIVELADHPYMVASQFHPEFLSRPMKPHPLFVGLLKAAKERAKK; this comes from the coding sequence ATGACCACTAAATATTTATTTTTCACGGGCGGGGTTGTTTCATCTGTCGGCAAGGGCGTGACCGCGGCGGCAATGGGATTGTTGCTCAAGGAGCGCGGGTTCAACGTGGCCGTGCAAAAACTTGACCCGTACATCAATGTTGACCCCGGCACGATGTCACCCTATCAACACGGCGAAGTGTACGTGCTGGACGACGGCGCAGAAACAGACCTCGACCTGGGCCACTACGAAAGATTTATTGATAACCGCCTGACCAAGGTCAGCAACTTCACCACGGGACAGGTGTATGCGGAGACCATCGCAAAGGAACGGCGCGGCGATTATCTCGGCGGGACGATCCAGGTCATCCCACATATTACCAATGAGATCAAGCGCAGGATCGGTCTGGTGGCAAAAGAAACAGGCGCGGAGATCGTCATTCTCGAAGTCGGCGGCACGGTCGGCGACATAGAATCCCAGCCGTTTCTTGAGGCGTTGCGCCAACTCCGCAACGAGGTCGGGCGCGAGAACTGTCTCTTCGTGCATGTCACCTGGCTCCCCACCATCGGCGCAACCGGTGAAATAAAGACAAAACCCACGCAACATTCCGTGGCCGCATTACGCTCCATTGGCATTTCCCCCAATATCATCATCGCCCGCGCAGATGCAAAAGTGGAAAAAAGCCTGTGCGAAAAGATCGCGCTCTTCTGCGACGTGGAAAAGGATTCGGTCATCCCCATGCCAACTGCGGAGGTGTTGTATGAAGTCCCCCTGCTTTTGGAAAAACTTGGCGTCGGTGAACTGGTGCTCGGTAAACTCGGTTTACTGGCAAAACGCAAGCCGAATATGCGTCCATGGAAAAAACTCGTGGATGAAGTCCGCAAGCCAAAGCCGACGGTACAGGTTGCGCTGGTCGGCAAATACGTAGAATTACAGGACGCGTACATGTCTGTGCGTGAGGCATTGAAACATGCCGGGCTGGAAAACAGCGTGGAGGTCGAGATCGGCTGGGTGCATTCAGCCGACCTTGAAAAGGACAAGGGCTGGGATGTGATCAAGCAAGCGGACGCGGTGCTGGTTCCCGGCGGTTTTGGTTCACGCGGCATCGAAGGCAAAATCCTTGCAGCGCGCTACGCCCGCGAAAACAAGGTCCCGTATCTTGGCTTGTGTTTGGGAATGCAGGTGATGTGTATTGATTTCGCCCGCCACGTGCTGGATCTCGAAGACGCCAACTCGTCCGAATTCGACCGCAGCACCGAACACCCCGTCATCGACCTGATGCTCGACCAGCGTGCCATCACCGATATGGGCGGGACCATGCGCCTCGGACTCTACCCGTGCCTGCTCCAAAAAGGAACGAAGGCTGCCAACGCCTACACGGTTCCGCGCGTGGACGAGCGGCATCGTCACCGCTTCGAGTTCAACAATGCCTACCGCGAATCTTTCAAGGAACACGGCATGGTCTTTTCCGGTGTATCCCCTGACGGTAAATTGGTCGAGATCGTGGAGCTGGCCGACCATCCCTACATGGTCGCGAGTCAGTTCCACCCGGAGTTTTTGTCGCGCCCGATGAAACCGCATCCGCTGTTCGTTGGGTTGTTAAAGGCGGCCAAGGAACGAGCAAAAAAGTAA
- a CDS encoding carbohydrate ABC transporter permease: MKRKFSIGKNWLYVPLIGMAIFYLLPMYVMLVTGFKSFEEIDLRTMWNLPLGIAFDNYIEAYSKLAPSLWNSFAMVIPAALISSALGSLNGFILAKWKFRGADIIFPFILFGMFIPYQSILIPLVQFMRSIGVSGLPALALAHIIYGIPITTLTFRNYYASLPQELLEAAKIDGADMLGIYRHILLPISLPSFVVVLIWQFTSAWNDFLFAVVLTGNRDWPITVALNNMAGSQIISWNVQMAGSLLAALPTLIVYIFLGRYFLRGLLAGSLKG; the protein is encoded by the coding sequence ATGAAACGTAAATTCAGTATTGGAAAGAACTGGCTATATGTCCCCCTGATCGGGATGGCGATTTTCTACCTGCTCCCAATGTACGTGATGCTCGTGACGGGATTCAAGAGTTTCGAAGAGATCGACCTCCGAACCATGTGGAACCTTCCGCTTGGAATCGCGTTCGACAACTACATCGAAGCCTATTCCAAGCTTGCGCCGTCATTATGGAATAGTTTTGCAATGGTTATACCCGCCGCCTTGATCTCGTCCGCGCTTGGCTCGTTGAACGGTTTCATTCTTGCCAAGTGGAAATTCCGCGGCGCGGATATCATCTTCCCTTTCATCCTGTTCGGCATGTTCATCCCGTATCAAAGCATCCTCATCCCGCTGGTGCAATTCATGCGCTCCATAGGGGTTTCAGGGTTGCCCGCGCTGGCGCTGGCACATATCATCTACGGCATTCCCATCACCACGCTCACCTTCCGCAATTACTACGCCAGCCTGCCGCAGGAACTGCTGGAAGCCGCCAAAATAGATGGCGCGGACATGCTTGGCATCTACCGCCATATCCTGCTGCCCATTTCCCTGCCGAGTTTTGTGGTGGTGCTCATCTGGCAATTCACCTCCGCATGGAACGACTTCCTCTTCGCAGTGGTGTTGACGGGCAACAGAGACTGGCCCATCACCGTAGCGCTCAACAACATGGCGGGCAGCCAGATCATTTCATGGAACGTGCAAATGGCAGGTTCGCTCCTTGCAGCACTACCCACTCTCATCGTTTATATCTTCCTCGGCAGGTATTTCCTGCGCGGACTGCTGGCAGGTTCACTAAAAGGCTGA
- a CDS encoding ROK family transcriptional regulator gives MSNNNTVDQVFVREINLSSVLRLIHTQSPISRAQLAVLSGLNKSTVSSLADELLSRNLIHETGSNTGGAGRPATLLELNPQAGLIIGVELGVDFVSVAVTDFLGNIIWRRREDADPTEDQQKMINQTLRIVKEAMTAGKRKGIRFLGLGLATPGTVDLKEGVLIFAPNLHWRNVPFGKIFSEQTKLRIFVENDANAAAIAEHLFGTARQCQDFLFVFAGVGIGGGLFLNGRLYRGKNGYAGEIGHSPIMAEPSQTVCHCGNRGCWETYANQYSIIQRVQARLEVKRTSIIPKLIAEQNVPLTIPLIKQAADAGDREAIDSFIEAGHAMGQGLASLINIFNPEKIIIGGPLSIAGEYLLPAIKETVTRHSLPEIDQQAEVLLSPFGPDASLIGAIAIVVDDVLSKPISVERR, from the coding sequence ATGTCCAACAATAATACAGTTGACCAGGTGTTTGTTCGTGAGATAAACCTCTCCTCCGTGCTGCGGTTGATCCACACGCAGTCGCCGATCTCACGCGCCCAATTGGCTGTGCTTAGCGGGCTGAATAAATCCACAGTATCAAGCCTTGCGGACGAATTGCTGTCCCGTAATTTAATTCATGAAACCGGCAGTAACACGGGCGGCGCGGGCCGCCCCGCCACACTGCTTGAACTAAATCCGCAGGCGGGCCTGATCATTGGCGTGGAGCTCGGCGTGGATTTCGTTTCCGTTGCCGTAACCGATTTCCTCGGCAACATCATCTGGCGCAGACGGGAAGATGCAGACCCGACCGAAGACCAGCAAAAAATGATCAACCAAACCCTGCGAATTGTCAAGGAAGCCATGACCGCAGGAAAAAGAAAAGGCATTCGCTTTCTGGGACTCGGTCTCGCCACGCCCGGAACTGTTGATTTGAAGGAAGGGGTCTTGATCTTCGCACCAAACTTGCATTGGCGCAATGTGCCGTTCGGAAAAATCTTCTCGGAACAAACAAAACTCAGGATCTTTGTTGAAAATGACGCGAATGCCGCGGCCATTGCCGAACACCTGTTCGGCACGGCCCGCCAATGCCAGGATTTCCTTTTCGTTTTTGCCGGAGTCGGCATTGGCGGCGGGCTCTTCCTCAACGGCAGGTTATATCGCGGAAAGAACGGGTACGCCGGCGAGATCGGTCATTCGCCCATCATGGCGGAACCTTCACAGACTGTCTGTCACTGCGGCAACCGAGGATGCTGGGAAACCTACGCAAACCAGTATTCCATTATCCAGCGCGTGCAGGCACGGCTCGAAGTCAAACGCACTAGCATTATCCCGAAACTTATTGCAGAACAAAATGTGCCTCTTACCATTCCGCTCATCAAGCAGGCCGCGGATGCTGGCGACAGGGAGGCGATCGACTCGTTCATTGAAGCGGGCCACGCCATGGGACAAGGGCTTGCAAGTCTCATCAATATCTTCAATCCGGAAAAGATCATCATTGGCGGACCATTGAGCATTGCCGGGGAATACCTGTTACCGGCGATAAAGGAGACCGTTACGCGCCATTCCCTGCCTGAAATTGATCAGCAGGCCGAAGTGCTTTTATCCCCCTTCGGGCCGGACGCGAGTTTGATCGGAGCCATCGCCATTGTTGTGGACGATGTGCTGTCAAAACCGATTAGTGTTGAAAGGAGGTGA
- the pth gene encoding aminoacyl-tRNA hydrolase has protein sequence MTLDPYLLIGLGNPGREYKDTRHNIGFMLIDHLTVRLDARGMKLQSRAIVISAHYEERRIVLAKPQTYMNLSGQSVQGLLHFYKIPPENLLVAHDDLDLPFGTIRIRPTGGPGGQRGMASTIEQLGTKDFPRLRLGIGRPPGRMDPKDYVLQNFSKDDFKLLPEVLGRASDAALTFVTHGLNKAMNQYNGSIEA, from the coding sequence ATGACACTTGACCCCTACCTCCTCATCGGACTCGGCAACCCCGGGCGTGAATACAAGGACACCCGTCATAACATCGGCTTCATGTTAATCGACCACCTCACGGTCCGTTTGGATGCGCGCGGAATGAAGTTGCAGTCCAGGGCGATCGTCATTTCCGCACATTATGAGGAGCGCAGAATTGTCCTCGCCAAGCCGCAGACCTACATGAATCTCTCCGGTCAATCTGTGCAGGGACTGCTGCATTTCTACAAGATCCCGCCTGAAAACCTGCTTGTTGCTCACGATGACCTGGACCTGCCCTTTGGAACCATTCGCATCCGTCCCACAGGCGGACCCGGCGGCCAGCGCGGCATGGCTTCCACCATTGAACAGCTCGGCACAAAGGATTTCCCGCGCCTACGTTTGGGGATCGGACGTCCGCCCGGGCGCATGGACCCAAAAGATTACGTGCTGCAAAATTTTTCGAAGGATGATTTTAAACTTCTCCCCGAGGTATTGGGCCGCGCCTCCGATGCCGCGTTGACCTTTGTCACGCATGGTTTGAACAAGGCGATGAATCAATACAACGGGTCGATTGAGGCCTAG
- a CDS encoding lysophospholipid acyltransferase family protein, producing MTEVTFLDPRDKTKFIFHTTPFRKLTVFMLDNLFKLVMKLKVEGLENFPMDGSVVLAANHVTNVDVLAMQFSLPRPIFFMGKASLFKIPVLEWCYRQLGVFPVNRGEKDEWALRHAAKVLEKGRVLGMFPEGTRSKGRGLGVAKTGTARLALDANCPVVPMAVIGTDGFFEHFPRRTHVAITILPPILPKSGETPLALMDRIMFALAAGLPENMRGVYAEIPRGFG from the coding sequence TTGACAGAAGTCACATTCCTGGACCCCCGCGACAAGACAAAATTTATATTCCACACCACGCCCTTTCGCAAACTGACCGTATTCATGCTGGACAATCTGTTCAAATTGGTCATGAAACTTAAAGTGGAAGGGTTGGAGAATTTTCCGATGGATGGATCCGTGGTGCTGGCGGCGAACCACGTCACCAACGTAGATGTGCTTGCAATGCAGTTCAGCCTGCCGCGTCCGATCTTCTTCATGGGCAAGGCCAGCCTCTTCAAAATACCCGTGCTGGAGTGGTGCTACCGGCAACTCGGCGTGTTCCCCGTCAACCGCGGAGAAAAGGATGAGTGGGCCCTGCGTCACGCCGCGAAAGTGCTTGAAAAGGGACGGGTGCTCGGCATGTTCCCCGAAGGGACTCGCTCCAAAGGGAGGGGCCTCGGTGTTGCCAAAACCGGGACCGCCCGCCTCGCCCTCGACGCAAACTGCCCCGTCGTCCCCATGGCAGTCATCGGCACGGATGGATTTTTCGAGCACTTTCCCCGCCGCACGCATGTGGCCATCACGATTCTCCCGCCCATTTTGCCCAAGTCTGGCGAGACCCCGCTTGCGTTAATGGATCGCATTATGTTCGCGCTGGCGGCAGGTCTGCCAGAGAACATGCGCGGGGTGTACGCCGAAATCCCAAGGGGATTTGGATGA
- the eno gene encoding phosphopyruvate hydratase: MDTTIESISALEILDSRGNPTVEVEVGLMDGAWGRAAVPSGASTGEHEALEMRDGDKKRYLGKGVSQAVANVNGVIAESLFGWDATEQRAIDNELLSMDGTPNKSKLGANAILGVSLAVAKAAANSLGMPLYRYLGGVYAHVLPVPMMNIMNGGAHTGWQSTDMQEFMVMPFGAPSFTEGVRWGAEIYHALKSVLKEKGYGALVGDEGGYAPALKANNEAIELILAAIEKAGLKAGRGKEVAIALDPAASELYDEKTKKYNLRKEGRELSGEQMVEFWAKWVKDYPIVSIEDGLAQDDWASWQLMTKELGDNCQIVGDDLLVTNPQRVRRGIAEHSANALLVKLNQIGSVTETIEAVELCHRAGWRTVVSHRSGETEDATIADLAVALNTGQIKTGAPARSDRVAKYNQLLRIEAELGSEAKYAGWEALKSA, translated from the coding sequence ATGGACACAACAATTGAAAGTATCTCCGCGCTGGAAATTCTCGATTCACGCGGCAACCCCACCGTGGAAGTTGAAGTGGGTCTCATGGACGGCGCATGGGGACGCGCGGCTGTCCCCTCGGGCGCATCCACCGGTGAGCACGAAGCATTGGAAATGCGCGACGGCGACAAAAAGCGCTATCTCGGCAAGGGTGTTTCACAGGCAGTGGCGAATGTTAACGGCGTGATCGCCGAATCGCTCTTCGGGTGGGATGCCACCGAACAAAGGGCGATTGATAACGAATTACTCTCAATGGATGGAACCCCCAACAAATCCAAACTTGGCGCAAACGCAATTTTAGGCGTCAGCCTTGCAGTTGCCAAAGCCGCCGCGAATTCATTGGGAATGCCGCTCTACCGCTATCTCGGCGGGGTGTACGCCCACGTTCTGCCTGTGCCGATGATGAACATCATGAACGGCGGGGCACACACCGGCTGGCAAAGCACCGACATGCAGGAATTCATGGTCATGCCGTTCGGAGCGCCATCCTTCACGGAAGGTGTGCGCTGGGGGGCGGAGATCTACCATGCGCTCAAATCCGTGTTGAAGGAAAAGGGCTACGGTGCGCTTGTCGGCGATGAAGGCGGATATGCACCTGCACTGAAAGCAAATAACGAAGCCATCGAGTTGATCCTTGCCGCCATCGAAAAGGCCGGCCTCAAGGCTGGACGCGGCAAGGAAGTTGCCATTGCGCTCGACCCGGCCGCCTCCGAACTATACGATGAAAAGACGAAGAAATACAATCTCCGCAAGGAAGGCAGGGAACTGAGCGGCGAGCAGATGGTCGAGTTCTGGGCAAAGTGGGTCAAGGATTATCCAATCGTCTCCATTGAAGACGGCCTGGCGCAGGATGACTGGGCTTCATGGCAATTGATGACCAAGGAATTGGGCGATAACTGTCAGATCGTCGGTGATGATTTACTCGTCACCAACCCGCAGCGCGTCCGCAGGGGAATTGCCGAACATTCAGCGAATGCCCTGCTGGTTAAACTCAACCAGATCGGTTCGGTAACTGAAACCATCGAGGCGGTCGAGTTATGTCACCGTGCAGGATGGCGGACCGTGGTTTCCCATCGTTCCGGCGAGACGGAAGACGCCACCATCGCGGACCTCGCAGTTGCCCTGAACACCGGGCAGATCAAAACCGGGGCCCCCGCCCGCTCGGACAGGGTGGCAAAATACAATCAACTCCTGCGCATCGAAGCGGAACTGGGAAGCGAAGCAAAGTACGCAGGCTGGGAGGCGTTGAAAAGCGCATAA